Proteins from one Bifidobacterium sp. ESL0732 genomic window:
- the rpsC gene encoding 30S ribosomal protein S3 translates to MGQKINPLGYRLGITEDHRSKWFSDSNKPGERYSDFVLEDDKIRKAMNKDLERAGVSRIIIERTRDRVRVDIHTARPGIVIGRRGAEAERVRAKLEKITGKQVQLNIFEVKNAALDAQLVAQSIAEQLTNRVTFRRAMRKAQQDAMRAGAKGIRIKLSGRLGGAEMSRSEFYREGRVPLQTLRALIDYGFFEARTTYGRIGVKVWIYKGDMTERQFDEQQAQQDNNRGRRGGDRRPRRGGRPSGARGSKPEAKAPQAAAAPAAEPAAAAAPAASEAKE, encoded by the coding sequence ATGGGTCAGAAGATCAATCCGTTAGGCTACCGCCTGGGTATCACTGAAGACCACCGTTCAAAGTGGTTCTCCGATTCCAACAAGCCTGGTGAGCGTTACAGCGACTTCGTCCTCGAGGACGACAAGATTCGCAAGGCCATGAACAAGGACCTCGAGCGTGCAGGCGTGTCCCGCATCATCATCGAGCGTACCCGTGACCGCGTGCGTGTGGATATACACACCGCTCGCCCGGGCATTGTCATCGGCCGTCGTGGAGCAGAGGCCGAACGTGTTCGCGCCAAGCTCGAGAAGATTACGGGCAAGCAGGTTCAGCTCAACATCTTCGAAGTCAAGAACGCCGCTCTGGACGCCCAGCTTGTCGCTCAGTCCATCGCCGAGCAGCTGACCAACCGTGTCACGTTCCGTCGTGCCATGCGCAAGGCTCAGCAAGACGCGATGCGCGCAGGCGCCAAGGGTATCCGAATCAAGCTCTCCGGCCGCCTTGGAGGCGCCGAGATGAGCCGTTCCGAGTTCTATCGTGAGGGTCGCGTTCCGCTGCAGACCCTTCGCGCTCTCATTGATTACGGTTTCTTCGAAGCCCGTACGACCTATGGCCGTATCGGCGTGAAGGTCTGGATCTACAAGGGCGACATGACCGAACGTCAGTTCGATGAGCAGCAGGCCCAGCAGGACAACAACCGTGGACGCCGTGGCGGCGATCGTCGCCCACGTCGTGGTGGACGTCCTTCCGGTGCTCGTGGTTCCAAGCCAGAAGCCAAGGCCCCACAGGCCGCGGCAGCTCCGGCAGCAGAACCCGCAGCAGCCGCAGCACCTGCCGCCTCGGAAGCAAAGGAGTGA
- the rplP gene encoding 50S ribosomal protein L16, with protein sequence MLIPKRTKYRKQQRPKRRGMSKGGNEIAFGDYGIQALAPAYISNRQIEAARIAMTRYIKRGGRVWITIFPDRPLTKHALGSRMGSGKGTPESWIANVHPGRVMFEIGGVDEATAKEALRRAIDKLPMKCRIIAREGGDI encoded by the coding sequence ATGCTTATCCCAAAGAGGACTAAGTACCGTAAACAGCAGCGTCCGAAGCGTCGCGGCATGTCCAAGGGCGGCAATGAGATCGCGTTCGGTGATTATGGCATTCAGGCTTTGGCCCCTGCCTATATCTCCAACCGTCAGATCGAGGCTGCTCGTATCGCCATGACCCGCTACATCAAGCGTGGCGGTCGTGTGTGGATCACGATCTTCCCTGATCGTCCTTTGACCAAGCACGCGCTCGGAAGCCGAATGGGTTCCGGCAAGGGCACCCCGGAGTCCTGGATCGCCAATGTGCATCCCGGACGCGTGATGTTCGAAATCGGCGGTGTCGATGAGGCAACCGCGAAGGAAGCCCTTCGCCGAGCCATCGACAAGCTGCCGATGAAGTGCCGCATTATCGCACGTGAAGGCGGTGACATCTGA
- the rpmC gene encoding 50S ribosomal protein L29 yields MSVGTEDYTIKNLNEKTNGEIEGFLKKSKEELFNLRFQNATGQLDNSARLKAVKHDIARMYTVLRERELGISQEPESGDTKTEEK; encoded by the coding sequence ATGTCAGTCGGAACTGAAGACTACACCATCAAGAATCTCAACGAGAAGACCAATGGCGAGATCGAGGGCTTCCTCAAGAAGTCCAAGGAAGAGCTCTTCAACCTGCGCTTCCAGAACGCCACCGGCCAGCTTGACAACTCCGCTAGGCTCAAGGCCGTCAAGCACGACATCGCCAGGATGTACACCGTCCTGCGTGAACGTGAACTCGGCATCAGCCAGGAGCCTGAGTCGGGCGACACGAAGACTGAGGAGAAGTAA
- the rpsQ gene encoding 30S ribosomal protein S17: protein MAEKQERNFRKTRSGYVVSDAMDKTITVELEQRSTHPLYGKVVRSTRKVKVHDEHNDAHNGDFVRIMETRPLSKTKRWRLDSIVERAK from the coding sequence ATGGCTGAAAAGCAAGAGCGCAACTTCCGCAAGACTCGTAGCGGTTACGTCGTGTCCGACGCAATGGACAAGACCATCACCGTCGAGCTCGAGCAGCGTTCGACCCACCCCCTGTACGGCAAGGTCGTTCGTTCTACTCGTAAGGTCAAGGTTCATGACGAGCACAATGACGCCCACAACGGCGACTTCGTGCGTATCATGGAAACCCGGCCTTTGAGCAAGACCAAGCGTTGGCGTCTCGACTCCATCGTCGAGCGCGCCAAGTAA
- the rplN gene encoding 50S ribosomal protein L14, giving the protein MIQQETRLHVADNTGAKEILAIRVLGGSKRRYAGIGDVIVASVKDAIPGGSVKKGDVVKAVVVRTVKEHRRKDGSYIKFDENAAVILGSGHEPKGTRIFGPVGRELRDKRFMKIVSLAPEVI; this is encoded by the coding sequence ATGATTCAGCAGGAAACGCGGCTTCATGTCGCCGACAACACGGGTGCCAAGGAGATCTTGGCCATCCGAGTGCTCGGCGGATCGAAGCGACGCTATGCCGGCATCGGCGACGTGATCGTCGCCTCCGTCAAGGACGCGATCCCTGGCGGGTCGGTCAAGAAGGGCGATGTGGTCAAGGCCGTCGTCGTCCGTACGGTAAAAGAGCATCGTCGCAAAGACGGCTCATACATCAAGTTCGACGAGAACGCTGCGGTTATTCTTGGCTCCGGCCATGAACCCAAGGGCACTCGTATCTTCGGACCGGTCGGACGTGAACTGCGCGACAAGCGCTTCATGAAGATCGTGTCCCTCGCCCCGGAGGTGATCTGA
- the rplX gene encoding 50S ribosomal protein L24, translating into MVAKIKTGDQVKVIRGKDRGKEGKVTKVLANDRLIVEGVQIVKKHVRATQQGQQSGIVSVEAPIHRSNVMVIDPETKEPTRVGVKVTTKAQDGKVKTVRTRIAKKSGKELA; encoded by the coding sequence ATGGTAGCCAAGATCAAGACCGGCGACCAGGTCAAGGTCATTCGCGGCAAGGATCGCGGCAAGGAAGGCAAAGTCACCAAGGTGCTCGCCAACGACCGTCTGATCGTCGAGGGTGTGCAGATCGTCAAGAAGCACGTGCGCGCAACCCAGCAGGGCCAGCAGTCCGGCATCGTCTCCGTCGAGGCGCCGATTCATCGCTCCAATGTGATGGTCATCGACCCGGAGACCAAGGAGCCGACCCGCGTTGGTGTCAAGGTCACGACCAAGGCCCAAGACGGCAAGGTCAAGACCGTGCGTACCCGCATCGCCAAGAAATCAGGAAAGGAGCTGGCATGA
- the rplE gene encoding 50S ribosomal protein L5, translating to MSDTTVEAPATPRLKQQYIDKIVPELEKEFKYSNPMQVAKVQKVVVSMGVGAAARDSKLIEGAVSDLTAITGQKPKITKAKKSVAQFHLREGQAIGAYVTLRGDRMWEFLDRLLVLALPRIRDFRGISDKQFDGQGNYNFGLTEQSMFHEIDPDAIDYQRGMDITVVTSTKDDKEARVLLKHLGFPFKEN from the coding sequence ATGAGCGATACAACAGTCGAAGCGCCGGCAACACCGCGCCTGAAGCAGCAGTACATCGACAAGATCGTGCCTGAGCTCGAGAAGGAATTCAAGTATTCCAACCCGATGCAGGTCGCCAAGGTCCAGAAAGTCGTCGTCTCCATGGGCGTCGGCGCTGCGGCCCGCGACTCCAAGCTCATCGAGGGCGCTGTCAGCGACCTCACCGCGATTACCGGTCAGAAGCCGAAGATCACCAAGGCCAAGAAGTCCGTCGCGCAGTTCCATCTGCGTGAAGGTCAGGCTATTGGTGCATACGTGACGCTTCGCGGCGACCGCATGTGGGAGTTCCTCGACAGGCTGCTCGTTCTGGCTCTGCCGCGTATCCGCGATTTCCGCGGCATCAGCGACAAGCAATTCGATGGCCAAGGCAACTACAACTTCGGTCTCACTGAGCAATCCATGTTCCACGAAATCGATCCGGATGCGATCGATTATCAGCGTGGTATGGACATCACCGTGGTGACCAGCACCAAGGACGACAAGGAAGCTCGGGTATTGCTCAAGCACCTTGGCTTCCCCTTCAAGGAGAACTGA
- a CDS encoding type Z 30S ribosomal protein S14, whose amino-acid sequence MAKTALRNKAAAKPKFKVRGYTRCQVCGRPHSVYRKFGLCRICLREKAHRGELPGVTKSSW is encoded by the coding sequence ATGGCAAAAACCGCTCTTAGAAACAAGGCTGCTGCCAAACCAAAGTTCAAGGTGCGCGGCTATACGCGCTGCCAGGTTTGCGGCCGTCCCCACTCCGTATATCGCAAGTTCGGCCTGTGCCGCATCTGCCTTCGTGAGAAGGCTCATCGTGGCGAGCTGCCCGGAGTTACGAAGTCCAGTTGGTAA
- the rpsH gene encoding 30S ribosomal protein S8, producing MTMTDPIADMLTRLRNASAAKHETVSMPYSKFKAAIAEILKREGYIKDFTATDARVGQNLEITLKYGPNGERAIQGIKRISKPGLRRYAKSDALPMPLGGMGVAIISTSAGLLTQKDCLDRGIGGEIVAFVW from the coding sequence ATGACAATGACAGATCCAATCGCAGATATGCTCACGCGTCTGCGTAATGCGAGTGCGGCGAAACATGAGACCGTTTCGATGCCGTATTCGAAATTCAAGGCGGCGATCGCCGAGATTCTTAAGCGCGAAGGCTATATCAAGGACTTCACCGCTACGGATGCTCGCGTCGGCCAGAACCTTGAGATCACGCTGAAGTATGGTCCCAATGGCGAGCGTGCCATTCAGGGCATCAAGCGCATCTCGAAGCCCGGCCTGCGTCGCTATGCAAAGTCAGACGCACTGCCGATGCCACTCGGTGGCATGGGTGTCGCGATCATTTCGACCAGTGCAGGATTGTTGACCCAGAAAGATTGCCTCGACCGGGGCATCGGCGGCGAAATCGTCGCCTTCGTATGGTGA
- the rplF gene encoding 50S ribosomal protein L6 yields the protein MASHIGKLPVTIPAGVEVKIDGQNFSVKGAKGSDSYTIPDGITARVEDNTIYFDPVDDQLQTRADHGLARSIVASMVEGVHNGFSKTLDIVGTGYRAQMKGKGIEFSLGYSHTITVNPPEGITFELPNANQVVVKGIDKQAVGQAAANIRALRKPEPYKGKGIKYSDEHILRKAGKAGK from the coding sequence ATGGCATCACATATTGGTAAGCTCCCCGTCACCATTCCGGCAGGCGTGGAAGTAAAGATCGACGGACAGAACTTCAGCGTCAAAGGCGCCAAGGGTTCTGATTCCTACACTATTCCCGACGGCATCACCGCTCGCGTCGAAGACAACACCATTTACTTCGACCCGGTCGATGACCAGCTGCAGACTCGTGCAGATCACGGTCTGGCCCGTTCCATCGTCGCTTCGATGGTTGAGGGCGTGCACAACGGGTTCAGCAAGACGCTGGACATCGTTGGTACCGGTTACCGTGCGCAGATGAAGGGCAAGGGCATTGAGTTCTCGCTCGGCTATTCGCACACCATCACCGTCAACCCTCCCGAAGGCATCACCTTCGAGCTGCCGAACGCCAACCAGGTGGTCGTCAAGGGTATTGACAAGCAGGCGGTCGGTCAGGCCGCGGCCAATATCCGTGCGCTTCGCAAGCCGGAACCCTATAAGGGCAAGGGCATCAAGTACTCTGACGAACACATCCTGCGCAAGGCTGGAAAGGCTGGTAAGTGA
- the rplR gene encoding 50S ribosomal protein L18 → MTVKIFGKGKKVARLRRHARLRKHLRGTAERPRLVVTRSNRHMVAQIVDDTKGITLVSESTITHDFDGFKGTKTEAAQKVGELIAKKAKDAGIDSVVFDRGGNKYHGRVAAVAEGARQGGLAL, encoded by the coding sequence ATGACAGTCAAGATTTTCGGTAAAGGCAAGAAAGTCGCAAGGCTTCGTCGTCACGCACGTCTGCGCAAGCATCTGCGCGGCACCGCTGAGCGTCCTCGTCTGGTCGTCACTCGTTCGAACCGTCACATGGTTGCTCAGATTGTCGACGACACCAAGGGCATCACTTTGGTCAGCGAGTCCACCATCACCCACGATTTCGATGGGTTCAAGGGCACCAAGACCGAAGCCGCACAGAAGGTCGGCGAGCTGATTGCCAAGAAGGCCAAGGACGCGGGTATCGATTCCGTCGTCTTCGACCGTGGCGGCAATAAGTATCATGGTCGCGTCGCAGCCGTAGCTGAAGGCGCCCGTCAGGGAGGTCTTGCACTGTGA
- the rpsE gene encoding 30S ribosomal protein S5 produces MSDNEKETQVTEENQNTQASNDNKQGQRNDDRRGSRRGGRGEGRRGERRGERRGRREENRGDELLDRVVTINRVSKTRKGGRSMSFAALVVVGDGNGTVGVGYGKSREVPAAIAKGQLDAKKHMFTVPRVRGTVTHPVVGHDAAGTVLLRPAAPGTGVIAGGAVRAVMECAGISDILTKSMGSATAVNVVRATVDALKQLEEPEEIAARRGLTVEEVAPDTLLRARAEGIAEARKAREDAKAEAEQAKDGEE; encoded by the coding sequence GTGAGCGACAACGAAAAGGAAACCCAAGTGACTGAAGAAAATCAGAACACGCAGGCGTCCAACGACAACAAGCAGGGTCAGCGCAACGATGACCGTCGCGGTTCACGCCGTGGCGGACGTGGCGAAGGCCGTCGAGGAGAGCGCCGCGGTGAACGCCGTGGCCGTCGCGAGGAAAATCGTGGCGACGAGCTGCTCGATCGCGTCGTGACCATCAACCGTGTTTCCAAGACCCGTAAGGGTGGCCGTAGCATGAGCTTCGCCGCTCTCGTCGTGGTCGGAGACGGCAACGGCACCGTTGGTGTTGGCTATGGCAAGTCCCGTGAGGTTCCTGCCGCCATCGCCAAAGGTCAGCTTGACGCCAAGAAGCACATGTTCACTGTTCCGCGAGTTCGCGGCACTGTGACCCACCCGGTCGTCGGCCATGACGCCGCAGGTACCGTCCTGCTTCGTCCTGCCGCTCCCGGTACCGGTGTAATCGCCGGCGGTGCTGTCCGCGCCGTTATGGAGTGCGCTGGCATCTCCGATATTCTCACCAAATCCATGGGCAGCGCCACCGCGGTCAACGTGGTTCGCGCCACTGTGGATGCCCTGAAGCAGCTCGAGGAGCCGGAAGAGATCGCGGCACGCCGTGGCTTGACCGTTGAGGAAGTCGCTCCTGACACCCTGCTTCGCGCTCGTGCCGAAGGCATCGCTGAGGCCCGCAAGGCCCGTGAGGACGCCAAGGCCGAAGCCGAACAAGCCAAGGATGGTGAAGAGTAA
- the rpmD gene encoding 50S ribosomal protein L30, with translation MADLKITLTKGLVNRKPAQRDTVRTLGLHKIGQTVVREDTPATRGLINAVRHLVTVEEA, from the coding sequence ATGGCAGATCTGAAGATCACACTTACTAAAGGTCTGGTCAACCGCAAGCCTGCCCAGCGCGACACTGTTCGCACGCTCGGTCTGCACAAGATCGGTCAGACGGTTGTCCGTGAGGACACTCCTGCAACCCGCGGTCTGATCAATGCGGTTCGCCACTTGGTCACGGTTGAGGAGGCCTGA
- the rplO gene encoding 50S ribosomal protein L15, which produces MAEQEENTILQMHDLRPAPGSKKNRIRVGRGEGSKGKTSGRGAKGTLKRYQVRPGFEGGQLPLYMRLPKLRGFKSPFKKEFQVVNVSALSELFPKGGEVTVEDLVKAGAVRAGYPVKVLGDGETKVAFTLKGVKASKSAKAKIEAAGGSISEE; this is translated from the coding sequence ATGGCAGAACAAGAAGAAAACACGATTTTGCAGATGCATGATCTGCGTCCTGCGCCGGGTTCCAAAAAGAACCGTATCCGCGTAGGCCGCGGTGAAGGTTCCAAGGGTAAGACCTCGGGACGTGGTGCCAAGGGCACATTGAAGCGTTATCAGGTTCGTCCTGGCTTCGAAGGTGGCCAGCTGCCTCTGTACATGCGCCTGCCGAAGCTTCGCGGCTTCAAGAGCCCCTTCAAGAAGGAGTTCCAGGTCGTCAACGTCTCCGCACTCTCCGAGCTGTTCCCGAAGGGCGGAGAGGTCACGGTCGAGGACTTGGTCAAGGCCGGTGCGGTTCGCGCTGGATACCCTGTCAAGGTCCTGGGCGACGGTGAGACCAAGGTCGCGTTCACGCTCAAAGGCGTGAAGGCTTCTAAGTCCGCTAAGGCCAAGATCGAGGCTGCAGGCGGCTCCATTTCCGAAGAGTAG
- a CDS encoding adenylate kinase, whose translation MRLLIMGPQGVGKGTQAKLIAEHYGIPHISTGDIFRYNMKNNTPLGQEAKSYTDKGQLVPDELTNKIVKDRLAMDDAKNGWILDGYPRNAAQVEALDKMLEELGTPLDKVVALDADRDILMKRIAKRAAEEGRADDNAEAIAQRLKTYDEETAPLLDTYKSRGCLVPIDGEGDIEDISKTIFDALD comes from the coding sequence ATGCGTCTTTTGATTATGGGCCCGCAAGGAGTGGGCAAGGGAACTCAGGCCAAGCTGATCGCCGAGCACTACGGCATCCCGCACATCTCCACCGGTGACATCTTCCGTTACAACATGAAGAACAATACCCCGTTGGGCCAGGAAGCCAAGAGCTACACCGACAAGGGCCAGCTAGTTCCCGACGAACTGACCAACAAGATTGTCAAGGATCGCCTTGCCATGGATGACGCCAAAAACGGCTGGATCCTTGACGGCTATCCGCGTAACGCGGCCCAGGTCGAAGCACTAGACAAGATGCTCGAAGAGCTCGGCACCCCGCTCGATAAGGTGGTGGCACTCGATGCCGACCGCGACATTCTGATGAAGCGCATCGCCAAGCGCGCCGCCGAAGAAGGCCGTGCGGACGACAATGCCGAAGCCATCGCCCAGCGTCTCAAGACCTATGACGAAGAGACCGCTCCGTTGCTCGACACATACAAGTCCCGTGGCTGCCTCGTCCCGATCGACGGCGAAGGCGATATCGAAGACATCTCCAAGACTATTTTCGATGCCTTGGACTGA
- the infA gene encoding translation initiation factor IF-1 → MAKDGVIEVEGQVVEALPNAMFRVELENKHIVLATISGKMRKNYIRILPQDRVVLEMSPYDLNRGRITYRYK, encoded by the coding sequence ATGGCTAAAGACGGTGTGATTGAAGTTGAAGGTCAGGTAGTGGAAGCACTGCCGAACGCGATGTTTCGCGTCGAACTTGAAAACAAGCACATCGTGCTGGCCACCATTTCGGGCAAGATGCGCAAGAATTATATCCGCATTCTCCCGCAGGATCGTGTGGTCTTGGAAATGAGCCCTTACGACCTGAACCGCGGCCGTATTACGTACCGTTATAAGTAA
- the rpmJ gene encoding 50S ribosomal protein L36 has product MKVSPSVKRICENCRVIRRHGRVMVICSNPRHKQRQG; this is encoded by the coding sequence ATGAAGGTCAGCCCTAGTGTGAAGAGGATCTGCGAGAATTGCCGCGTGATCCGTCGTCACGGTCGCGTCATGGTGATCTGCTCCAACCCGCGCCACAAGCAGCGTCAAGGCTGA
- the rpsM gene encoding 30S ribosomal protein S13, giving the protein MARLAGVDIPNEKRIEIALTYIFGVGRTRAKETLAATGVNPDTRVKDLSDEQLITLRDYLEANYKIEGDLRREVDADIRRKIQINCYQGQRHRHGLPVRGQRTKTNARTRKGPKRTVAGKKKAVK; this is encoded by the coding sequence ATGGCACGTCTTGCCGGAGTCGACATCCCCAATGAGAAGCGCATCGAGATCGCCCTCACCTATATCTTTGGTGTCGGTCGTACTCGCGCGAAGGAAACGCTTGCCGCAACCGGAGTCAATCCGGATACCCGCGTCAAGGATCTGAGCGACGAGCAGCTTATTACGCTGCGTGACTATCTTGAGGCCAACTACAAGATTGAAGGCGATCTGCGTCGTGAAGTCGATGCGGATATTCGTCGCAAGATTCAGATCAACTGCTATCAGGGCCAGCGCCATCGTCATGGTCTGCCCGTGCGTGGTCAGCGCACCAAGACCAACGCCCGTACCCGCAAGGGCCCGAAGCGTACCGTCGCTGGAAAGAAGAAGGCCGTTAAGTAA
- the rpsK gene encoding 30S ribosomal protein S11 gives MAAAKQAARKPRRRDRKSVPVGQAHIKSTFNNTIISITDPSGAVVAWASGGDVGFKGSRKSTPYAAGMAAESAARKAQEHGVKKVDVYVKGPGSGRETAIRSLQSAGLEVGSITDVTPQAHNGVRPPKRRRV, from the coding sequence ATGGCAGCTGCAAAGCAAGCCGCGCGCAAGCCCCGTCGCCGTGACCGCAAGTCGGTACCGGTCGGCCAAGCGCACATCAAGTCCACTTTCAATAACACCATCATCTCCATCACGGATCCCTCGGGCGCAGTCGTGGCCTGGGCTTCCGGTGGCGATGTCGGTTTCAAGGGCTCACGTAAGTCCACTCCTTACGCCGCAGGCATGGCCGCTGAGTCGGCCGCCCGCAAGGCGCAGGAGCACGGCGTCAAGAAGGTTGACGTCTACGTCAAGGGCCCGGGCAGCGGTCGTGAAACCGCAATCCGCTCCCTGCAGTCCGCAGGCCTTGAGGTCGGTTCCATCACCGATGTCACCCCGCAGGCCCATAACGGTGTGCGCCCTCCGAAGCGCCGCCGCGTCTGA
- a CDS encoding DNA-directed RNA polymerase subunit alpha → MLIAQRPQLTEESLNPQRSRFVIEPLEPGFGYTLGNSLRRTLLSSIPGAAVTSVRISGALHEFTTLPGVEEDVTEILLNIKGIVLTSEYDEPVVMYLRKSGKGEATAGDITPPAGVTIANPDMHIATLAEDGELEIEFTVERGRGYVPAQMNKQDNDEIGRIPVDSIYSPVLKVSYKVEATRVEQRTDFDKLILDVETKPAISPRDAVASAGSTLVELFGLCRELNTQAEGVEVGPAPVEEEVNPEMSIPIEELNLTQRSYNCLKREGIHTVGELVSHTEQDLLDIRNFGMKSIDEVKEKLESMGLSLKASPLGFDTNNLEGGTFFSPEDE, encoded by the coding sequence GTGCTTATTGCACAGCGTCCGCAACTTACTGAGGAATCACTGAATCCGCAGCGTTCTCGTTTCGTTATCGAGCCGCTCGAGCCGGGATTCGGCTATACGCTCGGTAATTCGTTGCGTCGTACTCTGTTGAGCTCCATTCCCGGAGCCGCAGTCACTTCGGTGCGTATTTCCGGTGCCCTGCACGAGTTCACCACTCTGCCCGGCGTCGAGGAAGATGTCACTGAAATCCTGCTCAACATCAAGGGAATCGTACTCACCAGCGAATATGACGAACCGGTTGTCATGTATCTGCGTAAAAGCGGCAAGGGCGAGGCCACCGCGGGGGACATCACCCCTCCGGCCGGCGTCACCATCGCCAACCCGGACATGCATATCGCCACTCTCGCCGAAGACGGCGAACTCGAGATTGAGTTCACTGTCGAACGTGGCCGTGGCTATGTCCCCGCGCAGATGAACAAGCAGGACAACGATGAGATTGGCCGCATCCCGGTCGATTCCATATACTCCCCGGTGCTCAAGGTGAGCTACAAGGTCGAGGCCACCCGTGTCGAACAGCGCACGGACTTCGATAAGCTAATCCTCGATGTGGAGACCAAGCCGGCGATTTCGCCGCGCGATGCCGTCGCATCCGCCGGTTCCACTTTGGTTGAGCTCTTTGGCCTGTGCCGCGAACTCAACACGCAAGCGGAAGGCGTCGAGGTCGGCCCGGCTCCGGTTGAAGAAGAAGTCAACCCGGAGATGTCGATTCCGATCGAGGAACTCAATCTCACCCAGCGCAGCTACAACTGCCTGAAGCGCGAAGGTATTCACACCGTCGGTGAATTGGTGTCCCACACCGAGCAGGATCTGCTCGACATCCGTAATTTCGGTATGAAGTCGATCGATGAGGTCAAGGAGAAGCTCGAAAGCATGGGTCTCTCGTTGAAGGCCTCCCCGCTGGGCTTCGATACCAACAACCTTGAAGGTGGCACCTTCTTCTCGCCCGAAGACGAGTAA
- the rplQ gene encoding 50S ribosomal protein L17 has product MPTPRKGPHLASSPAHERLMLANMATSLFEHGRIVTTLPKAKRLRPVAERLITFAKRGDLASRRRVMRVIRNKSIVHKLFTEIAEQMQQREGGYTRIVKIAPSKGNNAPRAIIELITEPVSAKESVVKEAEASAAVAEDKAQVEEAEAKVQKDTAETAKTKTDKAIDEAEAKETEVNADVAADKAEVKKTEAKDVDEEAKKAAKAKKPAAKKADKEEK; this is encoded by the coding sequence ATGCCTACACCTAGAAAAGGGCCGCACCTGGCTTCAAGCCCGGCTCATGAGCGTCTGATGCTTGCGAACATGGCGACCAGCCTGTTCGAGCACGGCCGCATCGTCACCACGTTGCCGAAGGCCAAGCGCCTTCGCCCGGTGGCCGAGCGCCTGATTACCTTCGCCAAGCGCGGGGATCTGGCCAGCCGTCGTCGCGTGATGCGCGTCATCCGCAACAAGTCCATCGTGCACAAGCTCTTTACCGAGATCGCCGAGCAGATGCAGCAGCGTGAGGGTGGCTACACCCGCATCGTCAAGATTGCCCCGTCCAAGGGCAACAACGCGCCGCGAGCCATTATCGAGCTCATCACCGAACCGGTAAGCGCCAAGGAATCCGTCGTGAAGGAAGCCGAAGCTTCAGCCGCGGTTGCCGAGGACAAGGCTCAGGTCGAAGAGGCCGAAGCCAAGGTCCAGAAGGATACCGCCGAGACCGCCAAGACTAAGACCGACAAGGCTATTGACGAAGCCGAAGCCAAGGAGACTGAGGTCAACGCCGATGTCGCCGCCGACAAGGCCGAGGTCAAGAAGACGGAAGCCAAGGACGTTGACGAGGAAGCCAAGAAGGCTGCGAAGGCCAAGAAGCCTGCGGCCAAGAAGGCTGACAAGGAAGAGAAGTGA